AGTAGTGGCCAAATTggataaattcatttttcaatttggtGGATAAATACTACACGACAGAATTAAAGTCAAATAATTACAGCACAAAGTATTGAAATTCCGAGCAAAATGCCAAAATTATTATTACATCAAAATGGGTTGATATATTCCTCTTTGGAAGCCCATTTTCAGAAGATGTGaaaattcttctttttctcgTCTTTTGATGGTGATGTGCAAATTCTATCTTCAAACATCAAGTTTAATAGTTTTAATCATGGATTTAAGGTgagtttgaaataatttttcatgtctttaatttaaagaataaattatttttaaaaaaatttaagagtttAACAAACactcaaaatagatttataaaagatgaatttatcaaatAAGTTGATTTaagataaacatttttttttaacaaatttaggATAAGGACTTGAaatcaactttaaaaaaaaattgtttaatggTTAACCTCTCTCTAATTTGTATAATTCCTAAAAAGGATTGGTGTATATATAGTAATTAAACCCAaagtatttttataaatatagtaaaatttagattCAGGTTTTAAAGTCTACAAACGATAGACCATATCGCTAATAGGAtcctatcattgatagactttgctatatttgtaattctttaaaactgttgttatacacttagttaatgtataacaatatttaaaaaaaaattcaaatatagtaaaaccTATCAATGATAAGTCTATCATTAATCCACTTTGATTAGTGATAAGACTCTTATTAGCTATATGATTTATTACTAATAGactctaaaaattaaatattgccatatttacaatttttgcaTGGTGCTATATTCACCAATATTATAAAcatgattgctatatttgcaattctcCTATCCCCCAAAATTTCAAAGATCACTAACCAATAATTTCATTTCCAATCCAGAAAATTGTTAAGTGTAATGTAAacagaaataagaaaaatggtCCCTTGGACCTTTCTTTTATGGTGTTCATCCAATTCTGTATAGAAGAATTATCTATCCTTACAGAATTACCAGGAACGAAAGAATTGTTATACAAGATCTACAAATAGAAGTATACATTATGCCAAAATGGGTTACACTACAAACGGCCCTTTTTATTTCTCATGGTTGCTAATGACCTTACTTGCACAGGATctgttctataggttgtacaacTGTGTCCTTGAATTCTATTTCTCGTTGTTGCTAATAATCTTCTATTTACTGAATAGCACTGCATTTATTTCTgaattttcctctccaaaatcaACTAAAAGTTTATGGTTTTGCACTTAAATACCCAATGACTGATAATTGGAGTAATCGATTTCGTTTAGCCGAATACAACACAACATATGTTCTGGCAAGTCTTCTGCCTTGTTTCCCTGTTAGAATTTACAATACAATATTACTAAATATTCTAGGCATGAGTTTATCAACTGTAAGAAATCATATACTTTCTTGAGAAAGTTACCTGAATTGTCAAGCCAAAATCCAAGATACATAGCTTCAGTCTATCGTTAAATGTTTCGAGACCTTTTCTGGAGATGTAGCTAAATCTGTGCATGTCCAAATCGATTTCCAAGTATTTCTCACCCTGCAGGATTTGAAACAAGGATATGATTCTAAAAGAACTATGAATGAATCTGATACCAGGACCAGTTATTTTTTAATGGGAGACGGAACCTTTTCTAAGAAAAAAGTAGGATGAGAGAGAAGTATTGTTTGTAAATTAAAGATTGTAATATAAAGAAAGACTAGAAATATAATTTAGTACGGAACTCCTATTAAAATTATCATGATTTGCCAATGAAAGATCAAAAAGAAACTTTAATGGTTCCATGCTAAACCTAAATAATTCATGCCTTTCCATTTAAAAAAGACTAATTTCGCAGCCATTCATACAAAAGTGAAAGTTTCCTGCGTGGTTTCAACTTTCAAATACCAAACTTGACACGataagaaaaaggaaaacaagcGGATAAGGGGAAAGGGTTTTAACAGTTGAGTATTAGATTGGCAGGTAGGTTTCAGAAGATAAGCACCACCATATCCATTTTTCCTTCCCAAGAATGAAAAGTAATTATCAAGTACCCATTtgaaccattttattttttgtttttgtatttgaaaattaatcctaTGGACACtatttctacctccaaatttcttcctttattatctaTCTCTCACTaaaggtttaaaaaaccaacccgaattttgagaactaaaaaaagtagctttcaaaaatttgtttttgtttttggaatttgactaagaactcaaccattgtacttaagaaagatgcaaatcattgtaagaaatgtgaatgaaataggcttagttttcaaaatcaaaacaaaaaactcaATGGTTACTAAACGGAGCCCAAGTACTCCACATTTAATCAACTGGGACAACTACACAAATAACAGTTAAAAAGAATTCCCTAAGGTACCTTATATCTCAATGGATTATTTTAATCATAAGAAATTTCTTGTAAAGTTGGGTTCAATGTAACAACTAAATGAAACAACTCCTAAAAACCCTTGGTTTCTTTATCTATCTAAAAATGGACAATCTGGCGGTAAAAAGGTATTAGCAGTTCAAGTTATATGCGACAGCGACATACTCATACTGCCATGACAGGTAGTTGGTACGTCAGTCATGACACCAACTAATAAAGCTAAAAAGTTATCTACGGCACTAGTGCCAACTATGTAAAAAACATCCTTCTCCACCTCAGTTCAAAATCCAGATTTTCATTTTCTGGCTGTAGGAAGTAAAAAAAGCAGCAGTAAGTGACATAAAAGGAAAAGATACACGGCATTGAGGAGAAAGGCATGGAAGGAGTTCATCATACAAGCTAATAGAACTAAAAAGTCGTAAATTGCAGCACTAACAAAAACCGTGTGTTTCAACATAAACCAGGGCAATTGCTCACCAAGTAAAACTCATGTTGAGGTCGTGAGAGGACAGGTTTTTCATTGTACGCATTCATAAGCTTCTTCTCAGCTGCACTCAAATGAAGGTCCTCCACATTAGCCACTCGGCCCATAATTTTCAATCTTTCCCTGAATGGTACAATGCTATCCATAGGGAAACCTCTAACCCTTTCGACTTcatcattaattaatttctgTTAAGGAAAAATAActgatttaatattatttttcctatatGAGAACATGAAGGATTAATAGATGAATTTTTCTCTGAAAAGATTTATTGGACAAGATCCAGGAAATATATCAGAAAATAGACAGAAGATAAAAGCGAAAATTGCAGGCGTACAGTTTGAGATAACTTACAGTAAAATGTTCCTGGAAAGAACTCGGAAGTTCCTTCAAATAACTCTCGGATAGCTTAAAGTACATAACCACGCTCATTCCTTCACCATCATTTTCTCCTTGAAAGATTGTAGCAGGGTACAGTGGTACCTAGAACCAATGAAATACATCCAATAACTAAATATAATCTCATCCCAAGACATTTAACAAATAGAAACTAGCTTGTAACCTATATACAAGATAGCTACAGAATGAACATTTATAATTCTTAAATATAAGGTATGCATAATGAAAAAATATAGACACCTGAACGTTTACTACAAGAATAGAAGGGACATCTCCAGCTGGATTTATGGCAGGAAGTTCCAAAAAACGGGCAATATGATCAATCTTTCTCTGAGACAAGAAGACATCAGCTCCAATGGGATAATATGCAGCACAATTTTGAGCAAACTCCTTCTTCTTATCTCTGTCGAGAAAAAATTTAGTgagtttagttttaaatttagattcATGGGGATTCATGGGTAAGCTGACAactattaaactaaaaattataAGATCCTATGCATAAGCATGACTGAAGGTAAGAAAAATTACAAACGAGAAGAAATGTAGACATAGAAGTAAAGATGGATACTGAATGAGAAATGATTAAATCATATGCAAGTGCATGACTGAAAGTAAACAAATACTTGAGTAcaatggagaaaagaaaagaaaaaaggaaaacatagaaTCCTTAATTTTGTACACGCTTATGATATTAGAAAATCATTTGTGTCTGTAGAATTGAAGAAAACAAAGGAAAAGACATGAAAATATCTGCAACATAATGGGCTCACCTAAAATAGTTTTTCCCTCGAACTTTAAAAACACTGGGGTCAATAGGTGACCAACAATTGGGCATTCTCTTCCCTATTGGACAGTGCGGAACTGAAGTGCCAGCTATTGGTTTCTGTAAAGGTGCCCTCGGTGAAACTGGCCCAAAAAAATTCAGACATTTTAAACATGCTTCATCAATATGCATACAATTAAGCACTTAGGAATGCACACGAAAAAAACCTATAAATGTGAAGAAATTAATGAAAGCACTCACATATTATCTGATCATTATGTCCTTCCTTCATCTTAAATGAGAGTTTTGACGATGCTTTTCTCCATAGATTTGGGGTTCCTTGGTTAATTTGTCTCCTCTTTTCAACTGAGGGTCCAGCAGCAGCCAGATATGGCAAACAAGTGTTTGGAAGAAGCCCGCAGTTATTCGACTCAGCGCCCTCACCTCCTTTACCATTTTCACCCTCTGTCGACACTTCATCTACAAAAATGGGGGTCAAATCATTTCTACAATCACTAGATCTCCTAGCAAGAATTGTCGCAGTATTTTCATTATGTTCTTTATTGTTTCGATGCTTTGGAGATGAAACACTTAATCTGGATGCGAACTCAGAGCCATTTAAAGACAACACATCTGCATTTATTTACAATCACATTAGTGATATTCTAACTTATTTGCAAAGAGGCTAGGTTAGGTATAACAACGAATCCCTTCTTCAACTCCCCTCCgcgcgcacacacacacacaaagaAGAAATATATATCCTATCTATAACGGTTCAGTAATCATCAAATtgatattaatgaaaaatcacgCAGACCTACCTTCACGAACGCTATAAAACTCATCATCGAATTCAGAATCAAGGACGGAAGTAGAATCAAACCATGCCGCATCCACACTTCCTCTAGCTAGATCAAATAACATGAAAAAATAGGAAAACGAAACGAATCAATTAACTTccctaaaaaagaaattactaTTGTCATCACATAATGTAGCTAATACAGACTACTGAAGAACATGCACCAAATCTGATCGCCAACCATGAAATGAATCCACGATTAGAAAAATAAAGGTAAAgacaaagaacaaaaaaaatagaaagggAAAATGGAAAGTGCATGTAAAAACCTGCACATGTAGGAGTAGAATGAGGGCGATTAGGTGCAGAAGATGAATCAACTTTCAGAGAGGAAGTTCGGCGCTTGATACTTCTTCTTCTCCGCCTCCGATTCTTCTTTCCCGACGGAACCAGTCTTCCTCGGACGCAACCTTCCGGCTTTGAGCCGCAGAGTCCCATTTTCCGGTGGTCGGCAGGTTCCTCGTCACCGTCTCCGAGCTGAGATCCACAGATCGGAGGGAGAAAGTTGAGAGAATCGCAATGCAGGTGGTTTGAGTTTCCGAGTTGTACTGTGGATTTGGTAATCGGAAATGGAGCTCAGCGATGATGTCGACGAATCGCATACGCAATCCATAGCTCTACTTGTTCACAATTATTAAGTCATTGCGGTTGCATTACTCTTCCTTGGGTCCCACACGGCCTCTCATCCGACGGTCCACATTTGTTCAAACGATGAGAATAATCTCGCCACATGTCACTCGTTCCTTCCGCGGCTTTGTTTGAACATGTGgttttattttaactatttaatactCTACTTCTCATTTTAATCCTAAActattttttagtatttttttccGAAAGAAAACTTCATTAAAACTAACTCGCGCAACTATAATCTTCATGGAGACCAAAGGACGACCAAACAGACAAGCAAGAATTTCAATAGGTCTCACACACTTCTAGATTGGAAGAAGAAGGTAGGGCGtaggggtggtcattcaaaccgTAAAAATCGAATCGAACTGAACTGAAAAGTCAGTGAAATCGAAAAatcggtttggttcggtttcacttttgaaaaccgaaccgaaccgtttttaactaatatatatatttatttatatatttaaaaaaagagtaaaattgaatttaaaatcgaatcgcttttaatttaaagaacaaaattgaatttaaaaccgaaccgaccgaaccgcttttaattaaaaaaaaaaagaatataacattgattttttaaaaatgccaaaaccaaatttgaaaccgaaccgaactgcATATATGCGGTTCGATTCAGTTTGACTACCAAACCGAACCGTTTCCACCCCTAGTAGGGCGAGTGAGCCAAAAAATTACAAGAACAAatacaattaacataaataaaatCAACATGATGTACAAAATCGAAtaagattaatataaataacaCCAACATGATGCGCAAGTTCAACCGTAGTTTCTGTTTTAGAAAGGTCAAACGACTGCTTGTTGAGCACACTAATGATCTCTATCGAAACATATTCATCAATAAGGGGTTGTTTCTGAAGCACAACAGCCTCATTCTAATAGCTCTACCTTCGAACACTTTGATTGGTCGGTCATTGTCAATGCACTTAAATCCAGCATAAATAGAAGAACCTCAAGATTCACAAATCACCCACCtgactcattaaaaaaaatcattgctCCATGACGCATCAATGTTAAACTTTCAGTAACCTTTTAGAGAAAGACCATCGATCTTAACTCACACGACTCTCGAAACTCACCCACACTTGAACACAACCCTACcaaaattcataaatataatggtttgttttatacttttaatcttattttcttattttccttttttttaaaaaaatctacttTTCTTTTGTATATCACGttagttttatatattatttgaaaatttagaccATTATTTTGATTGTATGTCGTGCTTTTTTGGCTcgtattttcttttcaaaatcaatatgttcaacatttcttttaaaatattttataactttatgTTTAAGAATTTTCGTGATGTACATGCATACAGTTTTTGTAAAGATTTTGCAAATATgaacaattttgttttgaaaagatagaaatcaaattagaaattttaaaagataaatatttaagTACATCCCGAGCATCATCTATGTTTGTACATTTTACTAAATTGTTCGATCATAACTGTATTTTAGATGTGAGTGATGaaagaaaatatacaaaaatagaTGATGTCCAGATACACTCAAATATTACCCTATTTAAAAATTACACGTGCGAAATCATGAAAATACGGAAACTAAAAATAGGTGATGTCCAAATACACTCAAATATTACCCTATTTAAAAATTACACGTGCAAAATCATGAAAATACGAAAACCAAAAATAGATGGGAGCTAAAAGTATGTATACTTTACCTACTTAAATTTCTTTACAGAGTAATAATATAACTTACGGATTAATTAAACATAGTCATAATCATGATCATGGTTTGctaaaaaggaataaaaacCATAATGGTTGATTTAcctattatttttataatatattttgtgATTAGTTTGGGTTTGGCCCCATCATTTCTTTTGGATTCTTCTCGTTCGATGATGAAAATTTGAGGCAAGTAGCTATATTCTTATTAGAGCAATTGTAACAGGGAGCAattatttttaatgattttacaaatatagcatgatttatatatttttttgtaaatCCAGCAACTTGctcaaattataatatttaggCCACATTTATCctagaaaaaatataataaatcaatGATAATGTGAAAAAATATGCCCTATTTCATTGTTTTTTATGTTGTTTATTTACCGTGATGGAACTAGGAATTTTATATAGGGAGCACTATATGTACAACCAAGTAGTTCCTCTAGATTGTTTTATGTGTAAGATGTCCAAAATCcaaacatttttcttctttaatttgaaGGTGATATCTCTACGatttttattgttgtttttctcttaaatatatatttataataatttt
This DNA window, taken from Benincasa hispida cultivar B227 chromosome 6, ASM972705v1, whole genome shotgun sequence, encodes the following:
- the LOC120079064 gene encoding uncharacterized protein LOC120079064 isoform X1, encoding MGLCGSKPEGCVRGRLVPSGKKNRRRRRRSIKRRTSSLKVDSSSAPNRPHSTPTCAARGSVDAAWFDSTSVLDSEFDDEFYSVREDVLSLNGSEFASRLSVSSPKHRNNKEHNENTATILARRSSDCRNDLTPIFVDEVSTEGENGKGGEGAESNNCGLLPNTCLPYLAAAGPSVEKRRQINQGTPNLWRKASSKLSFKMKEGHNDQIIFSPRAPLQKPIAGTSVPHCPIGKRMPNCWSPIDPSVFKVRGKNYFRDKKKEFAQNCAAYYPIGADVFLSQRKIDHIARFLELPAINPAGDVPSILVVNVQVPLYPATIFQGENDGEGMSVVMYFKLSESYLKELPSSFQEHFTKLINDEVERVRGFPMDSIVPFRERLKIMGRVANVEDLHLSAAEKKLMNAYNEKPVLSRPQHEFYLGEKYLEIDLDMHRFSYISRKGLETFNDRLKLCILDFGLTIQGNKAEDLPEHMLCCIRLNEIDYSNYQSLGI
- the LOC120079064 gene encoding uncharacterized protein LOC120079064 isoform X2 — its product is MGLCGSKPEGCVRGRLVPSGKKNRRRRRRSIKRRTSSLKVDSSSAPNRPHSTPTCAARGSVDAAWFDSTSVLDSEFDDEFYSVREDEVSTEGENGKGGEGAESNNCGLLPNTCLPYLAAAGPSVEKRRQINQGTPNLWRKASSKLSFKMKEGHNDQIIFSPRAPLQKPIAGTSVPHCPIGKRMPNCWSPIDPSVFKVRGKNYFRDKKKEFAQNCAAYYPIGADVFLSQRKIDHIARFLELPAINPAGDVPSILVVNVQVPLYPATIFQGENDGEGMSVVMYFKLSESYLKELPSSFQEHFTKLINDEVERVRGFPMDSIVPFRERLKIMGRVANVEDLHLSAAEKKLMNAYNEKPVLSRPQHEFYLGEKYLEIDLDMHRFSYISRKGLETFNDRLKLCILDFGLTIQGNKAEDLPEHMLCCIRLNEIDYSNYQSLGI